From Musa acuminata AAA Group cultivar baxijiao chromosome BXJ3-8, Cavendish_Baxijiao_AAA, whole genome shotgun sequence, one genomic window encodes:
- the LOC135646118 gene encoding uncharacterized protein LOC135646118 produces MEKASSILASIFGSRESAATVASIYVYPIKSCRGISVPRACVTSTGLRWDRQWLVVNSNGRAYTQRVEPKLALVEVGLPMDAFREDWEPNDTSYMVIKAPEMETLKIPLSRVCDVINDISVWEWSGSAFDEGNEASEWFTKYLEKPSRLVRFNTASEIRAVDPNYAQGYRTVFSDGFPFLLASQGSLNALNELLEEPLPINRFRANILVDGCNPFSEDLWKEIKINELTFYGVKLCSRCKVPTIDQNNGTAGDEPTQTLMKFRSDHALHLKKKQGKVFFGQNLVCKYSLSATGRAKAVAVGDPVFVQQKFSSSADAPI; encoded by the exons ATGGAGAAGGCGTCCTCGATTCTTGCCTCCATTTTTGGCTCGCGGGAGTCGGCGGCCACCGTCGCCTCAATCTACGTCTACCCGATCAAGTCCTGCCGTGGCATCTCTGTTCCTCGAGCTTGCGTCACCTCCACGG GACTTCGATGGGATCGGCAGTGGTTGGTTGTGAACTCAAATGGAAGGGCATACACTCAAAGAGTTGAACCAAAGCTTGCTTTGGTTGAGGTAGGGCTGCCGATGGATGCCTTCAGGGAAGATTGGGAGCCAAATGATACCTCATATATGG TTATAAAGGCTCCTGAAATGGAGACACTAAAGATTCCTCTGAGTAGAGTGTGTGATGTAATTAATGACATCTCTGTCTGGGAATGGTCTGGTTCGGCATTTGATGAAGGCAATGAAGCATCTGAGTGGTTTACGAAGTATCTCGAAAAACCAAGTCGTCTAGTGCGTTTCAATACTG CATCAGAAATTAGAGCAGTGGATCCCAACTATGCTCAGGGATATAGAACCGTGTTCTCTGATGGGTTTCCATTCTTATTGGCATCCCAG GGATCATTGAATGCTTTGAATGAGCTTCTGGAAGAACCATTACCAATTAATCGCTTCAGAGCAAA TATCCTTGTCGATGGATGTAATCCATTTTCAGAGGACCTGtggaaagaaataaaaataaacgaGTTGACATTTTATGGTGTCAAATTATGCTCACGTTGTAAG GTACCAACTATCGACCAAAATAATGGAACTGCCGGGGATGAGCCAACACAAACTCTAATGAAGTTTCGATCAGATCatgctttgcatttaaagaaaaagcagGGGAAG GTTTTCTTTGGACAGAATTTGGTCTGCAAATATTCACTCTCAGCAACAGGCAGGGCCAAAGCTGTCGCGGTTGGGGATCCAGTTTTTGTTCAACAGAAGTTTTCTTCTTCTGCTGATGCACCAATCTAA